Genomic window (Elusimicrobiota bacterium):
GAAGGCGCTATCCTTCGTGCAACCTATCGGAGGGGTTCTGCCGCCCCGCTTCGCGGGTCGGTTGCGCCCGGCAGACGGCCGCCGGGCGCTCGCAGAACGGACTTTATCAGCAGCCGGCTAGCGGGCTTTTAGGACATCCAGGATCTGGACCGCGCAAAGGATGAGGTCCGAGAGGCTGTCATCGAGGTTCGCGGTCAGGGCCACCAAGGTGTCGTCCTCCTTCTTGTAGATGAAGAAGGAATTGAAGCCTGAGATGGCTCCGGTCTTGGCCGGATAGAATTTGTCTTCGTCCTTGATCAGCTCGAGCCCGTAGCCGTAGGAGAAGCGCAGCCCCGGTCCGTCAGAGACGTAGACGCTCCCGTCCTTGAGGCGCGTCGGCGCGGTCATCTCGGCGACGGACTTGCGGCTCAGGAGCGCCTCGCCTCGGAAGACTTTGACGAGCCTGGCGAGGTCCGCCGTGGTGGAGAAGATGCCGCCGCTCGCGTAAGGCGCCGAGAAGCTCGCGACCTCGGCGTTGCGCACGGTGCCGCTGGACGCGGCATAGCCGAGGACCCGGTCCAAGACGATGCGGGAGTTGCTCCCCATGGTCGTATGCGTCATGCCCAGCGGACCGGTGATCCTTTGGGCCAGGAAATCCGCGAACGGCATGCCGGCCGCCTTCTCCACGATCAGGCCCAGGAAGATGCAGCCGGAGTTGCTGTATTGGGCTTTCGTCCCCGGCTCGAAGTCCAAAGGCTGAGGCGCCAGGAGCGCCACGATCTCCGCGGGAGTCCAATCCTTCGCCTGGTCGCTCTTGAAGGGCTCCACCGAGGTGATGGACTTGATGCCCGAGGTGTGCTGGAGCAGGTTCTTCAGCGTGATCTCGCCGGCGCGCGGGTAGTCGGGGAAATACTTCGCGAGCTTGTCGTCGACGGAGAGCTTGCCTTCCTCCTGCAGGATCAGGACCGCTATGGCCGTGAAGGACTTGGAGAGCGAGCCGATCGCGAAGATGGAATCAGCCTTGACCGGGACCTGGCGCTCCAGGTCCGCGGACCCGTAGCTCCTGGTGGAGACCTTCCCGCCGGGCAAGGCGCTGGACAGCGACAGGCCGGGGATGCCTTTCTTCTTCAGCGCCTGCTCTATGATGGCATCCACTTTGCTCAGGGCCAGGGCTGGGGTCGCGGCGGCAAAGGACAAAAACAGGGGCGCGGCTATGAGCAGTCTTTTCACGGTCAAGAACCTCGCGCCAGCCCTTCCAGCTCGGCGACCGTCCGGCCGAGTTCCTCGACCAGCGCGCTCGCCCCGGCCTCGCGGAAAGCGCTGACCAGCGCCCGGTAATACCAGAGGGTTCCCTCCTTGCCCCCATTGAGGCGCGGCCAGAGGGCGTCACCGAGTTGTTGGTAGTCGCCGAGGAGCCCGCGCAGGTATTGGAGTTTGTCGGAAGCCGAGACCAGGCGCACGGACGGCGAGGCGGTCCGAACGTGCGCGACGTAGGCCTCCTTGCGCACCCGCCACTCCGGGTCCGGCACCCCATCCGCATCGGGGCAGCCGCGGCAGCCGCGCACGATCTCAGCGACGCCTCCGCCGAACTGCTCGCGGATCTCCTGCTCGGTCGGCACGCCGCCCCGGTCCTCGATCGCGTCGTGCAGGAGCGCCGCGATCGCCTCATCCTCCGTCGCTCCATATTTCAGCGCGATGACGACCACGCCCAGGATGTGCAAGAGGTGCGGGATGTCGGTCCCCTTCCGTGCCTGCCGGTGATGGAGCCTGCTCGCCAGCATGATCGCGGCGTCGAAGCGCTCGGAGAGGGGCTGCTTCAGGGATTGCGAGTTCTCGGCGATTGCCATGTCGTCACATCATACCAAAACACCTTCGGCGAGGTCATTGGCGAGCTGAGCGGCCTGATGGCGCTGGAGAAGGCAGCCCGGAGGTCCCCCCGGGCCGGCCTATCCCGAGCAGAGGGGCGAGCACTCGGTGGACGTTGCCGGCCATGAGGGCGTAGCCGTCGGCGTTGAGATGCCCGTCGGGGGCGTAGTAGCGCTGCAGCGGCTCCGGGGAGCCGTTGAAGAGCCCGCGGTTGTCGGCCAGGGGCGTCTGGAGCTCGCCCGCCACGCGGGCGATCGTCTCGTCGGGCCAGTCCTGGTTGTAGGTCAGCAGGACGACACGGACGCCCGCGCGCCGGCAGGCCCGGACGATCCGCTCCAGATCGTAGGCGACCAGCCGCCGGAACAGGGCGACATCTCCATAGGCCGGGACTCCATAGCGTCCGAGGCGGGCCGCCTCCGCGTCGCCGGGAGCGAGGCGCGCCAGGGCGGAGACGGCCTCGCGCGTCCTGTCGGCATCGCCCAGACGGTGATAGGCGACGAACAGGGACCGCAAAACGCCTTGGTCCCGGGGAGCGAGGGCCCGGGCCCGTTCCAGCTCGGCCGCGGCCCCCGCCGGGTCGGCGAGGCGGTGCAGGAGGATGTGTCCGGCCAGGGCATGCAGCCCGGCGTCCGCCGGGAAAGCGGTCAAGGCCCGGCGGACCGCAGCGAGGGCCTCGCGCCCCCGGCCTTGCTGGTCGAGCTCCCGCGCGGCGCGCAGATGCCAGGCGGCCGAGCCGATCGCCGGCGGGACTTCGGGGCTCGGCCGCGGGCCGGCGGGGGCGGCGCCGGAGCGCCATCGCCTCCAGGCGCGGATGGCCAGGCGGCAGACGCGGCAGCGCGAGACGGCGGCCTCCAGGCGGGCCCTCCGCGCGGCCCAGCCGCCCAGCAGGAGATGGTAGTTGCTGGCCTTGAAGTTGGAGTTGTCGTTGCAGCCGGCCAGAAGCAGCACCGCGGCGGGACGGATCCGGGACAGGTTCTCCTCGACGGACTCGAGCACCATCGAGGTGTTGGCGCCGGGGATGCCGGCGTTGATCACGCGCACGCGCCCGGGCGCCTCCGCGTCGAAGAGTCGCTGCAGGGCGTCGGGATAGGACCGCCCGGGCGGGGCTCCCAGACCGAAGGTGAAGGAATCCCCCAGGCACAGGACGCGGACGCCCGAGTCGCGGGCTCCCGCAGCCCCCCGGCTCACGACGAACCGGCCCCCGATCCAGAGGGCGCCCTCCGCCGCCAATAAAGCGGCGGCGCAGCCCGCCAGGACCAGCCCCCACCGGCCGCTCATAGTGTCGCCGGGTATTGTCGCAAAAGCGCGGCCGGACCGGCAACGCGGCGTAGGGCACCGCTTCGGTCGTGTTTTGGTATGATAACTTCGGGCAGGCTCCTGGGGGCCTGGGTGGAAAGGAGGGAGATCACGTGAATAATCTGAGAGTCATGCGGAACATCGCGGTCTTGGCCTTGGCCGCAAGCCTGTTGGGGGGCTGCGTCAGCGCCAGCAAATATAAGGCTCTGGAGTCCGATAACTCCGCGAAGGGGCAAGATCTGGCTCAGGCCCGGGCCAAGATAGAAGACTTGGGCAAGCAGCTCGAGGCGAAGAACCAAGAGCTCAAGACCGCCGGCGGCAAATTGGAAGACCTGAGCAAGCAGCTGGGCGCCAAGGATCAGGAGTTGACGAAGACCCAAGGCAAGGTGGATGAACTCGCCAAACGCATCGAGGAGGGGGACAAGAAGCTCAAGCAAGCGCAGCAAGATGGCGACGAACTCAAGAGAGCGAAGGACTCGATCTCGTCCCAATATCAAGACCACCTCGCCCAGTCGCTCGACTTCTTGACGCTGACCAAGGCGTCTATCGATAAGAAGATCCAGGAGCTGGCGCTGCTGCGCAAAAATGGCGCGGCCGGCGCCGGGGTCAAAGAAAGAACGGGAGACTCGGTCCCCGCGCCCCGGGAGGCCAAGAGCGGCGAGCCCGCTCCGGAAGTGAAGGCCAAGGACGCAGGCGCCAAGGTCGAGACGCCCCTCGCGCCCAAGAAACCGCCCGTAGACGACGGCCAGTTCTAGCCGGGACGGAGCCTTCCGCGCAGCCCCATTTTGTATAATCCCCGTCGTAGCCTATCGCGGGGCATAGCTCAATTGGCAGAGCGCATGGTTTGGGACCATGAGGTTCTCGGTTCAACCCCGTCCGTCGAGGACTGACTCCAAAAACCTACCAATTCGGGACTTGGAAAGCGCACTTGTGCGAGTGCTGCTTATCGGCAGGCAAAGAACAAGGGGCCTTGCTGGCTCTCGGACAACCCAAAGGCATCCGCAGCAAGACCCCAAAACAAAAACCTCCGGGGCAGCGTCCGAGAGCATCCCCTTTTTAGCAGGTCAGCGGCAGGTGTCAAGCCCAGTGATACTCTCGGGCGCGTAGCGAGGGGATGAAATAGAGATGAGGCATTAGGCCGGAGCAAATATCTATAATCTGTTTACTAGCATTATGGGGAATCAATGAGAAGAAAGCATTTCATGTGGGCAGGCATGCTTATGCCAATTCTCATGATGCCTCAGAGTTCTTTGGCAGGGGCTGGATTTGAAGAAGGGAAATACCACGTTTACGGAACATTCGACGCTTTCCTTCCTGCGAATGCAGGAAATGGACTCAGGGATGACATGCAGGCTGGCATGAACCAATGGGGTGGAATGGGATATGCGTCGGTAGGGAGCATCGAGACCACAGCCGCTGTCGGAGGGCGGCTTGGCGTCATGGTTAACCTCGCCGAAGAATTTGATCTTGGCATTAGTGGCGGATACATCGTTGGTCCCAATTCAAATTGTTTCATCAGCCTGGCTGGCGGAGGGAAATCTGCGGTGGTGTCAGACAAACGTGAAGTCTCTTTCATACGATTCCTTGTTGAGCCAACCGTGAACGCCAAAATGAGTGAGTATGCTGCTTTCCATTTAGCGGCAGGTCTTGGAATTGCTGAAGGGCAAACCGAAGAAACATTTACTTGCATGGGCACCGCTTGCCTGACAAATACTGGGCACGACATTTCAACATGGTGCGGTTTCACTTGGGAAGTCTCTCCCTATTTCACCATCAAGGACTTCATCTTGGGGGCTCGTTATGCTGGATTCCCCGAGTTTAAGGGCAATTCCAGCAACGCGAAGATTGAGTGGACATCCGCGGGCCTCTTTACTGGTTTCAAATTCTAGAATTGTTGAGTCTCGTATGAGAAAGCGTTTCTGCCGACAATCCCACTCGCTATGCCCATGATCGACTCGGGGTGGCCCGTTTCTTTCGCCCCTTATGTTCTGGCAAGGGCAGGGAGCAGGAATACCAACTTTGTCGAGGGGTGCGGGCGGCGAAATGGCGGGGTGTGCTCGCGGA
Coding sequences:
- a CDS encoding serine hydrolase, which encodes MKRLLIAAPLFLSFAAATPALALSKVDAIIEQALKKKGIPGLSLSSALPGGKVSTRSYGSADLERQVPVKADSIFAIGSLSKSFTAIAVLILQEEGKLSVDDKLAKYFPDYPRAGEITLKNLLQHTSGIKSITSVEPFKSDQAKDWTPAEIVALLAPQPLDFEPGTKAQYSNSGCIFLGLIVEKAAGMPFADFLAQRITGPLGMTHTTMGSNSRIVLDRVLGYAASSGTVRNAEVASFSAPYASGGIFSTTADLARLVKVFRGEALLSRKSVAEMTAPTRLKDGSVYVSDGPGLRFSYGYGLELIKDEDKFYPAKTGAISGFNSFFIYKKEDDTLVALTANLDDSLSDLILCAVQILDVLKAR
- a CDS encoding GDSL-type esterase/lipase family protein, with amino-acid sequence MSGRWGLVLAGCAAALLAAEGALWIGGRFVVSRGAAGARDSGVRVLCLGDSFTFGLGAPPGRSYPDALQRLFDAEAPGRVRVINAGIPGANTSMVLESVEENLSRIRPAAVLLLAGCNDNSNFKASNYHLLLGGWAARRARLEAAVSRCRVCRLAIRAWRRWRSGAAPAGPRPSPEVPPAIGSAAWHLRAARELDQQGRGREALAAVRRALTAFPADAGLHALAGHILLHRLADPAGAAAELERARALAPRDQGVLRSLFVAYHRLGDADRTREAVSALARLAPGDAEAARLGRYGVPAYGDVALFRRLVAYDLERIVRACRRAGVRVVLLTYNQDWPDETIARVAGELQTPLADNRGLFNGSPEPLQRYYAPDGHLNADGYALMAGNVHRVLAPLLGIGRPGGTSGLPSPAPSGRSARQ
- a CDS encoding HD domain-containing protein, whose protein sequence is MAIAENSQSLKQPLSERFDAAIMLASRLHHRQARKGTDIPHLLHILGVVVIALKYGATEDEAIAALLHDAIEDRGGVPTEQEIREQFGGGVAEIVRGCRGCPDADGVPDPEWRVRKEAYVAHVRTASPSVRLVSASDKLQYLRGLLGDYQQLGDALWPRLNGGKEGTLWYYRALVSAFREAGASALVEELGRTVAELEGLARGS